Proteins from a single region of Streptomyces spinoverrucosus:
- a CDS encoding lytic polysaccharide monooxygenase: MSATFSEPPTLARRLPRRTFRPTALLLVLLSLLATIPALGLIVVSSGSPATAHGTPMKPGSRTFLCWQDGLTDTGEIKPVNPACKAAQQVSGTTPFYNWFSVLRSDGAGRTRGFVPDGELCSGGNTNFTGFNTPSDDWPLTHLTSGATVDFSYNAWAAHPGWFHVYITKDGFDPTRTLTWDDMEEQPFLSVDHPPLNGSPGTVEANYSWTGKLPDDKSGRHIVYMVWQRSDSQETFYSCSDVVFDGGNGEVTGIKDPGNPPTEPPPGTCTATRRTTGSWNGGHQSEVTVTNTGDVPMLGWMVDWTLPGGQKVESLWNGSPTYNGQAVMVHNAGWNGSLDPGQSTTFGYVVSGSGGDTTTTLPCRVG, encoded by the coding sequence ATGTCCGCGACATTCTCTGAGCCGCCAACCCTCGCGCGGCGATTACCACGCCGGACCTTCCGCCCCACCGCCCTCCTCCTGGTCCTCCTCTCCCTGCTCGCGACGATCCCCGCCCTCGGCCTGATCGTCGTCAGCTCCGGCAGCCCGGCAACGGCCCACGGCACGCCCATGAAACCGGGCAGCAGAACGTTCCTGTGCTGGCAGGACGGACTCACCGACACCGGTGAGATCAAGCCGGTCAACCCGGCCTGCAAGGCGGCGCAGCAGGTCAGCGGGACGACCCCGTTCTACAACTGGTTCTCCGTGCTGCGCTCGGACGGCGCCGGCCGCACCCGCGGCTTCGTACCCGACGGCGAGCTGTGCAGCGGCGGCAACACCAACTTCACCGGCTTCAACACACCCAGCGACGACTGGCCGCTCACCCACCTCACCTCGGGCGCGACCGTCGACTTCTCCTACAACGCCTGGGCCGCGCACCCGGGTTGGTTCCACGTCTACATCACCAAGGACGGCTTCGACCCGACCCGGACCCTCACCTGGGACGACATGGAGGAACAGCCGTTCCTCAGCGTCGACCACCCGCCGCTCAACGGCAGCCCGGGCACGGTCGAGGCCAACTACTCCTGGACCGGGAAACTCCCTGACGACAAGTCGGGGCGCCACATCGTCTACATGGTCTGGCAGCGCTCCGACAGCCAGGAGACCTTCTACTCCTGCTCGGACGTCGTCTTCGACGGCGGCAACGGCGAGGTGACCGGTATCAAGGACCCCGGCAACCCGCCGACCGAGCCCCCGCCCGGCACCTGCACGGCCACCCGCAGGACCACCGGCAGCTGGAACGGCGGCCACCAGTCCGAGGTCACCGTCACCAACACCGGTGACGTCCCGATGCTCGGCTGGATGGTCGACTGGACGCTGCCCGGCGGCCAGAAGGTGGAAAGCCTGTGGAACGGCAGTCCGACCTACAACGGCCAGGCCGTGATGGTCCACAACGCCGGCTGGAACGGATCACTGGACCCCGGCCAGAGCACCACATTCGGATACGTCGTCTCCGGCTCCGGCGGCGACACCACGACGACCCTGCCCTGCCGGGTCGGCTGA
- the acnA gene encoding aconitate hydratase AcnA: protein MSANSFDARSTLQVGDESYEIFRLDKVEGSARLPYSLKVLLENLLRTEDGANITADHIRALGTWDSQAQPSQEIQFTPARVIMQDFTGVPCVVDLATMREAVKELGGDAAKINPLAPAELVIDHSVIADKFGTNDAFKVNVDLEYGRNKERYQFLRWGQTAFDEFKVVPPGTGIVHQVNIEHLARVVMVRDGKAYPDTLVGTDSHTTMVNGLGVLGWGVGGIEAEAAMLGQPVSMLIPRVVGFKLTGELQPGTTATDLVLTITEMLRGHGVVGKFVEFYGEGVAATSLANRATIGNMSPEFGSTAAIFPIDDETIKYMRLTGRSEQQLALVEAYAKEQGLWLDPAAEPDFSEKLELDLSTVVPSIAGPKRPQDRIVLANAAEQFKVDVRNYVSDEYEASKESFPSSDAPSTIPNGAPSNPVTVTAPDGTSYEIDHGAVTVAAITSCTNTSNPYVMVAAALVAKKAVEKGLTRKPWVKTTLAPGSKVVTDYFDKAGLTPYLDKVGFNLVGYGCTTCIGNSGPLPEEVSKAVNDHDLAVTSVLSGNRNFEGRINPDVKMNYLASPPLVVAYAIAGSMKVDITRDALGTDQDGNPVFLKDIWPSEAEVNDVVANAIGEDMFSKSYSDVFAGDAQWQALPIPTGNTFEWDAESTYVRKPPYFEGMAMEPAPVQDIAGARVLAKLGDSVTTDHISPAGAIKADTPAGKYLTEHGVKRADFNSYGSRRGNHEVMIRGTFANIRLRNQIAPGTEGGYTRDFTQDGGPVSFIYDASRNYIEQGIPLVVLAGKEYGSGSSRDWAAKGTALLGVKAVVAESYERIHRSNLIGMGVLPLQFPEGQSAASLGLTGEETFSISGVTELNDGSTPRTVKVTTDTGVEFDAVVRIDTPGEADYYRNGGIMQYVLRSLIRK from the coding sequence GTGTCGGCGAACAGCTTCGACGCCCGCAGCACGCTGCAGGTGGGCGACGAGTCGTACGAGATCTTCCGCCTGGACAAGGTGGAGGGCTCGGCCCGGCTCCCCTACAGCCTTAAGGTCCTGCTGGAGAACCTGCTCCGCACCGAGGACGGCGCGAACATCACCGCCGACCACATCCGCGCCCTCGGCACCTGGGACTCGCAGGCCCAGCCGTCGCAGGAGATCCAGTTCACGCCGGCCCGCGTCATCATGCAGGACTTCACCGGTGTGCCCTGTGTCGTCGACCTCGCCACCATGCGTGAGGCCGTCAAGGAGCTCGGCGGCGACGCGGCGAAGATCAACCCGCTGGCCCCGGCCGAGCTGGTCATCGACCACTCCGTCATCGCCGACAAGTTCGGCACCAACGACGCCTTCAAGGTGAACGTCGACCTGGAGTACGGCCGCAACAAGGAGCGCTACCAGTTCCTGCGCTGGGGCCAGACCGCCTTCGACGAGTTCAAGGTCGTCCCGCCCGGCACCGGCATCGTCCACCAGGTGAACATCGAGCACCTCGCCCGTGTGGTGATGGTCCGTGACGGCAAGGCCTACCCGGACACCCTGGTCGGCACCGACTCGCACACCACCATGGTCAACGGCCTCGGCGTCCTCGGCTGGGGCGTCGGCGGCATCGAGGCCGAGGCCGCGATGCTCGGCCAGCCGGTCTCGATGCTCATCCCGCGCGTCGTCGGCTTCAAGCTCACGGGCGAGCTCCAGCCCGGCACGACCGCCACCGACCTCGTGCTGACCATCACGGAGATGTTGCGGGGGCACGGCGTCGTCGGCAAGTTCGTCGAGTTCTACGGCGAGGGTGTGGCGGCGACGAGCCTCGCCAACCGCGCCACCATCGGCAACATGTCGCCGGAGTTCGGCTCCACCGCCGCGATCTTCCCGATCGACGACGAGACCATCAAGTACATGCGGCTCACCGGCCGCAGCGAGCAGCAGCTCGCGCTGGTCGAGGCGTACGCCAAGGAGCAGGGTCTGTGGCTGGACCCGGCCGCCGAGCCCGACTTCTCCGAGAAGCTGGAGCTCGACCTCTCCACGGTCGTCCCCTCCATCGCCGGCCCGAAGCGCCCGCAGGACCGCATCGTCCTGGCCAACGCCGCCGAGCAGTTCAAGGTCGACGTACGCAACTACGTCAGCGACGAGTACGAGGCCAGCAAGGAGTCCTTCCCGAGCTCCGACGCGCCCTCGACGATCCCGAACGGCGCCCCGTCCAACCCGGTCACCGTGACCGCCCCCGACGGCACCTCGTACGAGATCGACCACGGTGCCGTGACGGTCGCCGCCATCACCTCCTGCACCAACACCTCCAACCCGTACGTCATGGTCGCCGCCGCCCTGGTGGCCAAGAAGGCGGTCGAGAAGGGCCTGACCCGCAAGCCGTGGGTCAAGACCACCCTCGCCCCGGGTTCGAAGGTCGTCACCGACTACTTCGACAAGGCCGGTCTGACGCCGTACCTCGACAAGGTCGGCTTCAACCTCGTCGGCTACGGCTGCACCACCTGCATCGGCAACTCCGGTCCGCTGCCGGAGGAGGTCTCCAAGGCCGTCAACGACCACGACCTCGCGGTCACCTCGGTCCTCTCCGGCAACCGGAACTTCGAGGGCCGGATCAACCCCGACGTCAAGATGAACTACCTGGCCTCCCCGCCGCTGGTCGTCGCGTACGCCATCGCGGGCTCCATGAAGGTGGACATCACGCGCGACGCCCTGGGCACCGACCAGGACGGCAACCCGGTCTTCCTGAAGGACATCTGGCCCTCCGAGGCCGAGGTCAACGACGTCGTCGCCAACGCCATCGGCGAGGACATGTTCTCCAAGTCCTACAGCGACGTCTTCGCGGGCGACGCCCAGTGGCAGGCGCTGCCGATCCCGACCGGCAACACCTTCGAGTGGGACGCCGAGTCGACGTACGTCCGCAAGCCCCCGTACTTCGAGGGCATGGCGATGGAGCCGGCCCCGGTCCAGGACATCGCCGGCGCGCGCGTGCTGGCCAAGCTGGGCGACTCGGTCACCACCGACCACATCTCCCCGGCCGGCGCGATCAAGGCCGACACCCCCGCCGGCAAGTACCTCACGGAGCACGGCGTCAAGCGCGCCGACTTCAACTCCTACGGCTCCCGCCGAGGCAACCACGAGGTCATGATCCGCGGTACGTTCGCCAACATCCGCCTGCGCAACCAGATCGCGCCGGGCACCGAGGGCGGCTACACCCGCGACTTCACCCAGGACGGCGGTCCGGTGTCGTTCATCTACGACGCCTCCCGCAACTACATCGAGCAGGGCATCCCGCTCGTCGTGCTCGCGGGCAAGGAGTACGGCTCCGGCTCGTCGCGCGACTGGGCGGCCAAGGGCACGGCCCTGCTCGGCGTCAAGGCCGTCGTCGCCGAGTCGTACGAGCGCATCCACCGCTCCAACCTCATCGGCATGGGCGTCCTGCCGCTGCAGTTCCCGGAGGGCCAGTCGGCGGCCTCCCTCGGTCTGACCGGTGAGGAGACCTTCTCCATCTCCGGCGTCACCGAGCTGAACGACGGCAGCACGCCGCGCACGGTCAAGGTCACCACCGACACGGGCGTCGAGTTCGACGCGGTCGTCCGTATCGACACCCCCGGTGAGGCCGACTACTATCGCAACGGCGGCATCATGCAGTACGTGCTGCGCAGCCTGATCCGCAAGTAA
- a CDS encoding RNA polymerase sigma factor — protein sequence MAPLIPPTDEELTRRAQAGETGALGLLLARHEASMRAVALSLLGYGPDAEDAVQDAALTALRRIGDVRDPAAVGAWLRAIVRNASRMRLRATRETPGLDGLDHLRLRDDEPSHPERIVEQHAMRDWIWDAMEELPQQLRLVLMLRHFSGITSYQEIADACEVPVGTVRSRLHQARGKLAEVLLSTAAQAHDDASAVTEDSRQEALATLESAIRGSIPGDIAELWPAETELLGTLSRPGERIHPTTAMRQNREKGVTQHLRHVVASRDITIWEMDVTNPPGIASPCPPTLAWLMFRRNRRVQTLRVIFPEPT from the coding sequence ATGGCACCCCTCATCCCGCCCACCGACGAGGAACTCACCCGCAGAGCCCAGGCCGGCGAGACCGGAGCCCTCGGGCTGCTGCTGGCCCGCCATGAGGCGTCGATGCGCGCGGTGGCGCTGAGTCTGCTCGGGTACGGTCCCGACGCGGAGGACGCGGTGCAGGACGCCGCGCTGACCGCGCTGCGGCGCATCGGCGACGTACGGGACCCCGCGGCCGTGGGAGCGTGGCTGCGGGCGATCGTGCGCAACGCCTCCCGCATGCGCCTGCGCGCCACCCGGGAGACGCCCGGCCTCGACGGCCTCGACCACCTGCGCCTTCGCGACGACGAGCCGTCGCACCCCGAGCGGATCGTCGAGCAGCACGCGATGCGCGACTGGATCTGGGACGCGATGGAGGAACTGCCGCAGCAGCTCCGGCTGGTGCTGATGCTGCGGCACTTCAGCGGCATCACCTCCTACCAGGAGATCGCCGACGCCTGCGAGGTGCCGGTCGGCACGGTACGCAGCCGGCTCCACCAGGCCAGGGGAAAGCTGGCCGAGGTACTGCTGTCGACCGCCGCGCAGGCGCACGACGACGCCTCCGCCGTCACCGAGGACAGCAGGCAGGAGGCGCTGGCGACGCTGGAGAGCGCCATTCGCGGCAGCATCCCCGGCGACATCGCCGAGCTGTGGCCGGCCGAGACCGAACTGCTCGGCACGCTCAGCCGGCCGGGGGAACGCATCCATCCCACCACGGCCATGCGCCAGAACCGGGAGAAGGGCGTGACCCAGCACCTGCGCCACGTGGTGGCCAGCCGGGACATCACCATCTGGGAAATGGACGTCACCAACCCGCCCGGCATCGCCAGCCCGTGCCCGCCGACTCTCGCCTGGCTCATGTTCCGCCGGAACAGAAGGGTTCAGACCCTCCGGGTGATCTTCCCCGAGCCGACATGA
- a CDS encoding carotenoid oxygenase family protein: MANDTTPPLYLRGRFAPVPDEHTAADLTVRGSLPPELDGRYLRNGPNPLPGEDKGHWFIGPGMLHGIRLREGRAEWYRNRWVRTRELEGHPLIREDFTVDLTANPSNTHVIRHAGTVLALCEVGLPYWVTPSLETVGPYDFAGRLTTAMTAHPKEDPVTGELHLFGTGFAPPYLTYHRVTADGELLDSRTVDVPGPTMMHDFAITEHHIVWMDLPVVFDLELAGRGGMPYRWDDGYGARLGVMSRKPGSTDVRWYDVDPCYVFHVGNAHEDGHGRIVLDAVRYDREGFRRSWTNIGGTASPNGRAGAREPRSHQAPSVLHRWTLDPVTGRVTESQLDDRAVEFPTHNETLTGRRNRYLYTVSDEGIAKHDLARHTTHTHATPGSRYAGEAVFVPAADGTGEDEGWLLSLVSDDDGAAGELLVLDAAELSVQAVVELPHPVPAGFHGSWLPELSERP; the protein is encoded by the coding sequence ATGGCGAACGACACAACTCCTCCCCTGTACCTGCGGGGGCGCTTCGCCCCCGTCCCCGACGAGCACACCGCGGCCGATCTCACCGTGCGGGGTTCCCTGCCTCCCGAGCTGGACGGCCGCTATCTGCGCAACGGCCCCAACCCGCTGCCCGGCGAGGACAAGGGCCACTGGTTCATCGGCCCCGGCATGCTCCACGGCATCCGGCTGCGCGAGGGCCGCGCCGAGTGGTACCGCAACCGATGGGTCCGCACACGGGAGTTGGAGGGACACCCGCTCATCCGTGAGGACTTCACCGTCGATCTCACCGCGAACCCCTCCAACACTCACGTGATCCGGCACGCGGGCACCGTGCTCGCCCTGTGCGAGGTGGGGCTCCCCTACTGGGTCACCCCGTCGCTGGAGACCGTGGGGCCGTACGACTTCGCGGGACGGCTGACCACCGCGATGACCGCGCACCCGAAGGAGGACCCGGTCACCGGCGAACTGCACCTGTTCGGCACCGGTTTCGCCCCGCCGTACCTCACCTACCACCGGGTCACCGCGGACGGCGAACTGCTCGACAGCCGGACGGTCGACGTGCCGGGCCCGACGATGATGCACGACTTCGCCATCACCGAGCACCACATCGTCTGGATGGACCTCCCCGTCGTCTTCGACCTCGAACTCGCCGGACGCGGCGGAATGCCCTACCGGTGGGACGACGGCTACGGCGCACGGCTCGGGGTCATGTCCCGAAAGCCCGGCAGCACGGACGTGCGCTGGTACGACGTCGATCCCTGTTACGTCTTCCATGTCGGCAACGCCCACGAGGACGGACACGGGCGGATCGTGCTGGACGCGGTGCGCTACGACCGCGAAGGCTTCCGGCGCAGTTGGACGAACATCGGCGGAACCGCCTCACCGAACGGTCGGGCCGGGGCGCGGGAGCCGCGCAGCCACCAGGCCCCCTCCGTGCTGCACCGCTGGACGCTGGACCCGGTGACAGGCCGCGTCACGGAGTCCCAACTGGACGACCGGGCGGTCGAGTTCCCCACCCACAACGAGACCCTCACCGGGCGCCGGAACCGCTACCTGTACACCGTCTCCGACGAGGGCATCGCCAAGCACGACCTCGCGCGTCACACCACGCACACCCACGCGACGCCCGGCAGCCGCTACGCCGGCGAGGCGGTCTTCGTACCGGCGGCGGACGGCACCGGCGAGGACGAGGGCTGGCTGCTCTCGCTCGTCTCGGACGACGACGGTGCCGCCGGGGAACTGCTCGTCCTCGACGCCGCGGAGCTCTCCGTCCAGGCCGTGGTGGAACTGCCCCACCCGGTCCCGGCCGGCTTCCACGGAAGCTGGCTGCCGGAGCTTTCGGAGCGGCCATGA
- a CDS encoding alpha/beta fold hydrolase codes for MTTEARNVVLVHGGFVDGSGWKGVYDLLTADGYHVTVVQNPTLSLSGDVAATKLVLDAQDGPTVLVGHSYGGAVISEAGNHEKVSALAYIAAFAPDKDESVNTLIADPPPGAPVPPILPPVGGFLFLDREKFAASFAGDLPEGEARFLADSQVPWGLDALGGTVTQPAWRAKPSFYLVATDDRMIPPPAQRAMAERAGATVTETGGSHAVYVSKPGEVAALIKQAAAGTRA; via the coding sequence ATGACCACGGAAGCCAGGAACGTCGTACTCGTCCACGGCGGATTCGTCGACGGATCGGGCTGGAAGGGGGTCTACGACCTCCTGACCGCCGACGGCTACCACGTCACCGTCGTCCAGAACCCCACCCTCTCCCTCAGCGGCGACGTCGCCGCCACCAAGCTGGTCCTCGACGCCCAGGACGGCCCGACCGTCCTCGTCGGACACTCCTACGGCGGCGCGGTGATCTCGGAGGCGGGCAACCACGAGAAGGTGTCGGCCCTCGCGTACATCGCGGCGTTCGCGCCCGACAAGGACGAGTCCGTGAACACGCTCATCGCCGACCCGCCGCCCGGAGCGCCCGTTCCGCCGATCCTGCCGCCCGTCGGCGGGTTCCTCTTCCTCGACCGGGAGAAGTTCGCCGCGTCCTTCGCCGGGGACCTGCCCGAGGGCGAGGCCCGGTTCCTGGCGGACTCCCAGGTGCCCTGGGGCCTGGACGCCCTGGGCGGGACGGTCACCCAGCCCGCCTGGCGGGCCAAGCCGAGCTTCTACCTGGTCGCGACCGACGACCGCATGATCCCGCCCCCCGCGCAGCGTGCCATGGCCGAGCGGGCCGGCGCGACGGTGACCGAGACCGGCGGCAGCCACGCCGTCTACGTGTCCAAGCCCGGTGAGGTCGCCGCGCTCATCAAACAGGCCGCCGCGGGAACCCGCGCATGA
- a CDS encoding Lrp/AsnC family transcriptional regulator — protein sequence MEKVRHRLDETDSRITAALLAAPRASWRTVGRVLGISERTVVRRASPLFHDGTLRATAVRNPVHFPDLIPLALRIRCKPNRITAVAATLARRPDTVWVDVLGGGDEICTILFLDGPDARNNLLLRDLPATPAVQSWTSHVLLRVFPAAFDWSGGLLTEAELTSLRPDMSAAPTRPALLPLDHQLIATLTEDGRASYTDLARRADTTALTARRRLEALVGGQVIRLATEVDLARLGIRAEALLWITVSPGGMEETGRQLSRHPQVRFASATTGPANLLVAVAAADLNALYHFLSDTIGALEHVSTIEVTPILTGVKRTGLVRPGSL from the coding sequence ATGGAAAAAGTGCGCCACCGTCTCGATGAAACAGACAGCCGGATCACCGCCGCGCTGCTGGCTGCGCCGCGTGCCTCGTGGCGCACGGTCGGCCGGGTCCTGGGCATCTCGGAGCGCACGGTGGTGCGCCGGGCGTCGCCGCTGTTCCATGACGGAACGCTGCGTGCCACAGCCGTACGCAACCCCGTGCACTTCCCCGATCTGATCCCGCTGGCCCTGCGCATCCGCTGCAAGCCCAACCGGATCACGGCCGTCGCCGCCACCCTGGCCCGCCGCCCCGACACCGTCTGGGTGGACGTCCTCGGCGGCGGGGACGAGATCTGCACCATCCTGTTCCTGGACGGCCCGGACGCCCGCAACAACCTGCTGCTGCGCGACCTCCCCGCCACCCCCGCGGTCCAGTCGTGGACCTCCCATGTCCTGCTACGGGTCTTCCCGGCCGCCTTCGACTGGAGCGGCGGCCTGCTCACGGAAGCCGAGCTGACCAGCCTGCGGCCGGACATGTCCGCCGCACCCACCCGTCCCGCTCTCCTGCCCCTCGACCATCAGCTGATCGCGACGCTGACCGAGGACGGGCGAGCCTCCTACACCGACCTCGCGCGCCGCGCCGACACCACCGCCCTCACCGCCCGCCGCCGTCTGGAGGCGCTGGTGGGCGGACAGGTCATCAGACTCGCGACCGAGGTCGACCTCGCCCGGCTGGGCATCCGCGCCGAGGCCCTCCTGTGGATCACCGTGTCACCCGGCGGGATGGAGGAGACGGGCCGGCAACTCAGCCGCCATCCCCAGGTCCGGTTCGCCTCGGCCACCACCGGCCCGGCCAACCTCCTGGTGGCCGTCGCGGCAGCCGACCTCAACGCGCTCTACCACTTCCTGAGCGACACCATCGGCGCCCTGGAGCACGTCTCCACCATCGAGGTCACCCCGATCCTGACCGGCGTCAAGCGAACGGGACTGGTCCGCCCCGGCAGCCTGTGA
- a CDS encoding amidohydrolase: MTDHGADLLIRANAVHTLVPGQAPQRALAVRGDRVLALSPDLDGLDHLVTAATEVHDLPGATVLPAFDDTHTHLIFAALGAQDVPVHQARNIPEFLDLIRQRAAVTPEGEWIRTTTNWQELNLAERRMPTAAELDQATDRHPVLVKRGGHNDVVNSYALRLAGITEETPVPPGGTIGRGADGKLDGRLIDNAMGLVERLVPAQDRAQPIEGLRLASHDYAATGIGTVRDCMVSPADYALLRAAREAGALGVRVRALISALGMTSAAQVEDLLDTMEEWRYGADPGLSVWGVKFGIDGGLEAGATEEPYACDHSYSGTLIWEPDALVEAVEAVVRRGRRVGTHAYGDRAVRTLLDVYERVLERNPGLPAGTLVMEHGGLAGPEQRARAVALGIPVTIQQPLLHDTAEVEEGFWGPERVARLFPARGWIDLGAQVSAGSDFPVGQFGAMRSVWGLTTRQTVIGVKGPEHAITYDEALTLHTTNAARLCGEEHLRGTLTPGRLADLTVWDQDPAHCPGDALRDLKPTHTFVGGLLVTSPFKEAPLSGHQ, from the coding sequence ATGACTGACCACGGTGCCGATCTGCTGATCCGGGCCAATGCCGTGCATACCCTGGTCCCCGGCCAGGCCCCGCAGCGCGCCCTGGCCGTTCGCGGTGACCGCGTCCTGGCCCTGTCCCCCGACCTGGACGGCCTCGACCACCTGGTCACCGCGGCCACCGAGGTCCACGACCTGCCCGGTGCCACCGTGCTGCCCGCCTTCGACGACACCCACACCCACCTGATCTTCGCCGCCCTCGGCGCCCAGGACGTGCCCGTCCACCAGGCCCGGAACATCCCCGAGTTCCTGGACCTGATCCGGCAGCGGGCCGCGGTCACTCCCGAGGGAGAGTGGATCCGCACCACGACCAACTGGCAGGAGCTGAACCTGGCCGAGCGCCGCATGCCCACCGCGGCCGAGCTCGACCAAGCCACCGACCGCCACCCGGTCCTGGTCAAGCGCGGTGGCCACAACGACGTCGTCAACAGCTACGCGCTGCGCCTCGCCGGCATCACCGAGGAGACCCCCGTACCGCCGGGCGGCACCATCGGCCGCGGCGCCGACGGCAAGCTGGACGGCCGCCTGATCGACAACGCCATGGGTCTGGTGGAGCGCCTGGTCCCGGCCCAGGACCGGGCCCAGCCCATCGAGGGCCTGCGCCTGGCGTCCCACGACTACGCGGCCACCGGTATCGGCACCGTGCGCGACTGCATGGTCTCCCCCGCCGACTACGCGCTCCTGCGGGCCGCCCGAGAGGCGGGGGCGCTCGGCGTCCGGGTGCGGGCGCTGATCTCGGCGCTCGGCATGACCAGCGCCGCCCAGGTGGAGGACCTGCTCGACACCATGGAGGAGTGGCGTTACGGCGCCGACCCGGGGCTGTCGGTGTGGGGCGTCAAGTTCGGCATCGACGGCGGCCTGGAGGCCGGTGCCACGGAGGAGCCGTACGCCTGCGACCACTCCTACTCCGGCACGCTGATCTGGGAGCCCGACGCGCTGGTCGAGGCGGTCGAGGCGGTGGTCCGGCGCGGCCGGCGGGTCGGCACCCACGCCTACGGCGACCGCGCGGTCCGCACTCTCCTGGACGTCTACGAACGCGTCCTGGAGCGCAACCCGGGCCTGCCCGCCGGCACGCTGGTGATGGAGCACGGCGGCCTGGCCGGCCCCGAGCAGCGCGCCCGCGCCGTCGCGCTGGGCATCCCCGTCACCATCCAGCAGCCGCTGCTGCACGACACCGCCGAGGTGGAGGAAGGCTTCTGGGGCCCGGAACGCGTCGCCCGCCTCTTCCCCGCCCGCGGCTGGATCGATCTGGGCGCCCAGGTCAGCGCCGGATCCGACTTCCCCGTCGGCCAGTTCGGCGCCATGCGCTCCGTCTGGGGCCTGACGACCCGGCAGACCGTCATCGGCGTCAAGGGCCCCGAGCACGCCATCACCTACGACGAAGCCCTCACCCTGCACACCACCAACGCCGCCCGCCTGTGCGGCGAGGAGCACCTGCGCGGCACCCTCACCCCCGGCCGCCTCGCCGACCTCACCGTCTGGGACCAGGACCCCGCCCACTGCCCCGGCGACGCCCTGCGCGACCTCAAGCCCACCCACACCTTCGTCGGTGGACTCCTGGTCACATCTCCCTTCAAGGAAGCGCCCCTGTCCGGCCATCAGTGA
- a CDS encoding DUF4236 domain-containing protein, producing MPLTFRKSFQILPGVRLNINRRSWSITTGGKHGPRHTRSSTGRRTTSVDLPGPFGWRRTRSTRRR from the coding sequence ATGCCGCTCACGTTCCGTAAGAGTTTCCAGATCCTGCCCGGGGTGCGGCTGAACATCAACCGGCGCTCCTGGTCCATCACGACGGGCGGTAAACACGGGCCGCGCCACACGCGCAGCAGCACCGGACGTCGTACGACATCGGTGGATTTGCCCGGACCTTTCGGATGGCGCAGGACCCGTTCGACACGGCGGCGTTGA